Proteins from one Ammoniphilus sp. CFH 90114 genomic window:
- a CDS encoding cytochrome c biogenesis CcdA family protein — MMPALFGYLSGEVASSAADKASMRKRFWKNAVFFVLGFTLIMITLGIVASFVGEAVKPVVRWVQIFSGMALLLLGFHQMKILRLKFLPDTARLEAAASSTLGSIRPGYLRSFIAGMVIAPGWGQIFLGSVLLVVAVNGNLMLNIAQMLAYSLGFSLMFFITFLFSEPLRLLFNRMGDKVKRMEQIGGALIVGIAVLMIVGKLNWITDLATWKGGALVKSFLGIN; from the coding sequence ATGATGCCCGCTCTATTTGGTTATTTAAGCGGGGAGGTAGCCAGTTCGGCTGCAGACAAAGCTTCGATGCGTAAAAGGTTCTGGAAAAATGCCGTATTCTTTGTATTAGGGTTTACGCTCATTATGATTACCCTTGGAATCGTGGCCTCTTTTGTAGGCGAGGCGGTCAAACCCGTGGTTCGTTGGGTGCAGATTTTTTCCGGGATGGCTCTACTACTTCTAGGTTTTCATCAGATGAAGATCTTGAGATTGAAATTCTTGCCAGATACCGCAAGATTAGAAGCAGCGGCAAGCAGTACCTTGGGGTCGATTCGACCAGGTTATTTGCGTTCTTTTATAGCTGGGATGGTCATTGCACCCGGTTGGGGACAGATTTTTCTGGGAAGTGTCCTATTGGTGGTAGCCGTCAATGGAAACTTGATGCTTAATATCGCCCAAATGCTGGCCTACTCGCTAGGGTTTTCACTCATGTTTTTTATCACTTTTCTATTTTCTGAGCCATTGCGTCTGCTGTTCAACCGGATGGGGGACAAGGTGAAGCGTATGGAACAGATTGGCGGAGCTCTCATCGTTGGGATTGCCGTCCTGATGATAGTCGGGAAGCTCAACTGGATTACCGATTTGGCAACGTGGAAGGGCGGTGCACTCGTTAAAAGCTTTTTGGGAATCAATTAA
- a CDS encoding cobalamin-independent methionine synthase II family protein produces the protein MEIPLYPTTVVGSWPRSREVLMGLRDKKAGRISDADFQKIADRAVLDCLRAQEEAGVDIVSDGEQRRDNFISFVADKLENVKMLTVAELLDYVEDKASFEEILGTLDVPAYSLSNPAAVGKIERRKPIALDEYRFLKQHTDRAIKVALPGPYLLTRSMWVEGLSASVYPSKEDLAEDVVRVLREELEELILEGVSFVQFDEPVLTELVFTQKNANRTFMCGALTAKADAEEELRFATELVNQVMKGMRGKGTRIGVHICRGNWSTQENVLLQGPYSPLMPYLSQMDVDQLILEYATPRAGEIEVVKALEGKELGFGVVNPRTEDVESVYQIVERVKEATKYLSPEQIFLNPDCGFGTFAQRPMNTVDRAKKKLSMMVEAARILREQ, from the coding sequence ATGGAAATACCTTTATACCCCACTACAGTTGTAGGCAGCTGGCCGCGTTCGAGGGAAGTCCTTATGGGACTGCGGGATAAAAAAGCGGGAAGAATCTCTGATGCCGATTTTCAGAAGATTGCAGACAGGGCTGTGCTGGACTGTTTGCGGGCACAGGAAGAGGCGGGGGTGGATATTGTATCCGATGGAGAACAGCGTCGGGACAACTTTATCTCCTTCGTAGCTGACAAGCTTGAGAACGTGAAAATGCTGACGGTGGCAGAACTTCTCGACTATGTGGAGGATAAAGCGAGCTTTGAGGAGATTCTCGGAACCTTGGACGTCCCTGCTTATTCCCTGTCTAATCCTGCAGCTGTTGGTAAGATTGAAAGACGGAAGCCTATTGCCTTAGATGAATATCGATTCTTAAAGCAACATACCGATAGGGCGATAAAAGTCGCCTTACCTGGCCCTTATCTCCTAACACGTTCGATGTGGGTGGAGGGCTTGTCCGCGTCCGTTTATCCCTCGAAAGAAGATCTAGCAGAAGATGTTGTCCGTGTCCTGCGTGAAGAATTAGAGGAGCTTATCCTTGAGGGAGTATCTTTCGTACAATTCGATGAACCAGTATTGACCGAGTTGGTATTCACACAGAAGAATGCCAACCGTACCTTCATGTGCGGGGCGCTTACCGCTAAGGCCGACGCGGAAGAGGAATTGCGATTTGCTACCGAGCTAGTAAACCAAGTCATGAAGGGCATGAGAGGAAAAGGCACGAGAATAGGCGTCCACATCTGCCGCGGGAATTGGAGTACGCAAGAAAATGTCTTGCTTCAGGGGCCGTATTCCCCACTGATGCCTTATTTATCTCAAATGGATGTGGACCAGCTCATCCTTGAATACGCGACTCCGCGTGCAGGAGAGATTGAAGTCGTTAAAGCGCTAGAGGGAAAAGAATTGGGATTTGGTGTTGTCAACCCGAGAACAGAAGATGTAGAGAGTGTTTACCAGATTGTAGAGAGGGTCAAAGAAGCGACGAAATATTTATCTCCTGAGCAAATTTTTTTAAATCCTGATTGCGGCTTTGGAACCTTCGCACAACGTCCAATGAATACCGTAGATCGAGCCAAGAAAAAGCTGAGCATGATGGTGGAGGCTGCCCGAATATTAAGAGAACAATAG
- a CDS encoding YitT family protein, producing MLLWIRYLSFFLGLTLFGLGNAIAVNVKYLGLHPWEVLNVALYQKLGFSIGTWSVVCGLSLVVVSFFMNRDLIRIGTFLNALCIGPIMDFFLWLDILPKATNSWVDYFILLVAIITTGIGGGLYVAAGVGAGPRDGFMLSISERTRLSVSQARILVESMVLIIGFLLGGPVFIVTFLYTFIQSPIFQRSLLFFRPLFHNLENRENKMAV from the coding sequence ATGCTCTTATGGATTAGATACCTATCTTTCTTTTTAGGACTGACTCTGTTTGGTTTAGGAAATGCCATTGCCGTCAATGTGAAGTACTTAGGGCTTCATCCTTGGGAAGTGTTGAATGTGGCTTTATATCAAAAACTAGGATTTAGTATTGGAACATGGAGTGTCGTGTGCGGGCTTTCGCTAGTTGTTGTTTCCTTCTTTATGAACCGCGATCTGATTCGAATTGGTACCTTCTTAAACGCCCTGTGCATCGGGCCTATTATGGATTTTTTCTTGTGGCTAGACATCTTACCGAAGGCTACAAACTCTTGGGTGGACTACTTCATTTTACTAGTAGCAATTATAACGACGGGGATCGGCGGCGGTCTCTATGTGGCTGCAGGGGTCGGAGCAGGCCCTCGGGATGGGTTTATGCTTTCAATCTCAGAAAGAACGAGGTTAAGTGTCAGTCAGGCCCGCATTCTAGTAGAAAGTATGGTTCTTATCATCGGTTTCCTACTTGGAGGTCCTGTCTTTATCGTTACATTCCTCTACACCTTTATTCAGAGTCCGATCTTCCAACGTTCTCTTTTATTTTTTAGACCTCTATTTCATAACTTGGAAAATAGGGAAAATAAAATGGCGGTATAA
- a CDS encoding sulfurtransferase TusA family protein — protein sequence MEFPKPQATCDGGDLDCGSGLLLIIKKSMDPLEPGQVLEVRSRERTVAEDLPAWCRMVKHEFLGSQPHATDVSYFIRKGGTENHLEQDLEAARGYQWAVRVRSNTSTTAKVYSRNHTFMSGQPADFSVNVDAPSSVDYLLGALGSCLTTGFQMNASRRGLVVDAAELSLKGKLHNVLFHLQLEEDGNPSFSEINGSFYVSSPEEEEKLKEIWQLTLERSPIYQTLCSQVKIAINLSIIL from the coding sequence ATGGAATTTCCTAAACCACAGGCAACCTGTGATGGAGGAGACTTGGACTGCGGTTCAGGTCTTCTTCTTATCATCAAGAAAAGTATGGACCCACTAGAGCCGGGACAAGTACTTGAAGTGCGAAGCAGGGAGAGGACTGTAGCGGAGGATTTACCAGCTTGGTGTCGCATGGTGAAGCACGAGTTTCTAGGTTCACAGCCCCATGCAACAGATGTGAGCTACTTTATTCGTAAAGGCGGAACGGAAAATCATTTAGAGCAGGATCTAGAAGCGGCTCGCGGGTACCAGTGGGCCGTGCGAGTTCGTTCCAATACCTCCACAACAGCTAAGGTATATAGCCGTAATCATACCTTTATGTCCGGACAACCTGCCGACTTCAGCGTGAACGTTGATGCTCCGAGCTCTGTGGATTATTTGCTAGGGGCCTTAGGATCCTGTCTGACCACTGGCTTTCAGATGAATGCCTCTCGTCGGGGACTCGTTGTCGATGCAGCCGAATTAAGTCTGAAGGGAAAATTACATAACGTGCTTTTCCATCTGCAGCTCGAGGAGGATGGTAATCCATCGTTCTCAGAAATTAACGGTTCTTTTTATGTTAGCTCTCCGGAAGAAGAAGAAAAGCTAAAAGAAATTTGGCAGCTTACATTAGAACGCTCTCCTATTTATCAGACCTTATGTAGTCAAGTAAAGATCGCGATCAATCTATCAATCATTCTTTAA
- a CDS encoding sulfurtransferase TusA family protein, whose amino-acid sequence MYQADLVYDAGPTGCGELIMNLFMTMKKMEPNQIIEVVSYDPGAREDIPAWCRLQGHTLLERRDVEKINHYYIQKK is encoded by the coding sequence GTGTATCAGGCTGATCTAGTATATGATGCTGGCCCTACAGGCTGCGGAGAACTGATTATGAATTTATTCATGACTATGAAGAAGATGGAACCAAATCAAATCATTGAAGTCGTATCTTATGATCCTGGAGCAAGAGAGGATATTCCTGCATGGTGCCGACTGCAGGGACATACTCTTTTAGAACGCCGGGATGTTGAAAAAATAAACCATTACTATATCCAAAAAAAATAA
- a CDS encoding DsrE family protein, whose protein sequence is MAKLAVSITSAKNDPDKATVGFVVANAAVASGQETVVFLNVEGAYLGSEGYANDIHEEGFAPLQQLMGQFIEAGGTIWVCSPCYKKRGLTEEQLIPGATIVGGAKLVEFLSQGAACITY, encoded by the coding sequence ATGGCAAAATTAGCAGTAAGTATCACAAGTGCAAAGAATGATCCTGACAAGGCAACTGTAGGTTTCGTTGTAGCGAATGCAGCTGTAGCGTCCGGACAAGAAACGGTTGTTTTCCTTAATGTTGAGGGAGCTTATTTAGGATCTGAAGGATATGCCAATGACATTCACGAGGAAGGTTTCGCACCCCTACAGCAATTAATGGGACAGTTTATTGAAGCGGGTGGAACGATCTGGGTATGCAGCCCCTGCTATAAGAAGCGTGGCTTAACTGAGGAGCAATTAATTCCTGGAGCCACCATTGTTGGCGGTGCCAAGCTAGTAGAGTTCTTATCTCAAGGTGCAGCTTGCATTACATATTAG
- a CDS encoding RNA ligase family protein: protein MLNTPIKPMLMHKSDAVPTDNYIHQLKWDGFRCLMHYDGQQFRLFTRHQNECTLQFPEMKNVQVDVKNVILDGEMIVLNSDNVPCFESVMSRFQASNELSIRRGVKTMPAHFVAYDILYLNNKDITKLPLKERLDILYDTVHLSKEISASESYQNGDELFHLISQMGLEGIVSKRKDSLYHLDTRSSHWLKVKNYQYETVSISALRKKDFGWSLLHKEKHVGVMELVPSNERKAFWEISKQLQIGEDKNWIYLDPIVKCKVKFQSYTKNGLMRSPSFIEFIY from the coding sequence TTGTTAAATACTCCAATAAAACCAATGTTAATGCATAAATCTGACGCTGTACCTACTGACAATTACATTCATCAGCTCAAGTGGGATGGCTTTCGTTGCTTAATGCATTATGACGGCCAGCAATTCAGGCTCTTTACAAGGCATCAAAATGAGTGTACGCTGCAATTTCCAGAAATGAAAAACGTTCAGGTAGATGTGAAGAACGTAATCCTTGATGGAGAGATGATTGTTCTTAATTCCGATAATGTTCCTTGCTTTGAATCGGTGATGTCTCGTTTTCAGGCTTCCAATGAATTGTCCATCAGGCGTGGAGTTAAAACGATGCCAGCGCACTTCGTGGCTTACGATATCTTATACCTAAACAATAAAGATATAACCAAGCTTCCTTTAAAGGAACGCCTCGACATCTTGTATGATACCGTCCATCTTTCCAAAGAAATCTCGGCAAGTGAGAGCTACCAGAACGGAGATGAGCTTTTTCATCTCATTTCTCAGATGGGTCTAGAGGGAATTGTCTCTAAGCGCAAAGACAGCTTGTATCACTTGGATACACGCTCATCTCATTGGTTAAAGGTTAAAAATTATCAATATGAAACGGTCTCTATTTCTGCTCTACGTAAAAAAGATTTTGGATGGTCGTTGTTACACAAGGAGAAACATGTCGGTGTGATGGAGTTGGTTCCATCGAATGAACGGAAGGCCTTCTGGGAGATCTCCAAGCAATTGCAAATCGGCGAAGATAAGAATTGGATCTATCTTGACCCGATTGTAAAATGCAAAGTAAAGTTTCAATCCTATACAAAAAACGGACTGATGCGCAGCCCTAGTTTTATCGAGTTTATATATTAA